CTTCCCACTCTGAAATACACTGTGGAAGCATGACTGTAAATGGATGCATAATACTCCACCCACAGGTAAGTCATACATCCTCCAGCCTTCCTCCTGTACTTGCATGTAGGTTGACCTCCCCCATTTGTCTGCAATGAATATCTTCATGCTGTGCACACATCTCTTATCTGTTCCTTAGAATACATTCCTGGGAGTAGAGTTACTAGATTATTGAGTCCTTAAGCATTTTTTCCTGCTCTGACCAAGTCTTTTGAAGTGATTCTAGAAAGGAAATGGACACAAAGATGACACTATCAGTTGAGCAACAAGAACAACTTATTTAGATAATtctcatcaatattttatttatcagttcCATTTTTCCAGTAAATTATTTGCCTAATACATGAAATATCAcgaatataaatataattagttTTGTCTAATAGCAGTAAGTCTTAAATACAATGTtatagtagtttctttttttttttaaatttaggttcagtgagtacatgtgcaggtttgttacatgggtagatTGTGGGTCACTGATgcttggtgtacaaatgatcccatcactaggatagtgagcatagtacctataGATAGCCTTCCAACCTATGCCCTCTCCTCACCCTCCCTCCATCAAGCAgtccccagtatctattgttccgttctttgtgtctatgtgtattcaatgtttagctcccacttatatgtgggatctggttttctcttcctgaattagtttgcttaggataatggcctccagctaaatgcatgttgctgcaaaggacatgatttcactcttttttaatggctgcatagtattctatggtgtatatgtagcacattttctttatccagtctaccactgatgggcatcttggttgattccatgtctttgttattatgaatagtgctgcaatgaatacatgcatgcatatgtctttttggtagaatgatttattttcttttgtgtccacacccaatagtgggattgctgggtggaatgatagttctaagttcttgagaaatctccacactgctttccacagtggctgtactaatttacattctcatcagcagggtataaatgttcccttttctgtgTAGccatgccagcatctgttatcttttgacttttaagtaatagccattcttactggtgtgagatgatacctcatggtggttttgatttgcatttctctaatgattagtgatgataaactttttatatatatttgttggccacttgtatgtcctcttttgagaactgtctgttcatgtcctttgcctattttttaataggGTTTTTGGGTTTTGCTTGCTGatttgttcaagttccttgtagattccagatattaagACTTTGTTGGATTTTCTTCCAGTTTGTAggctatttactctgttgatagttgcttttactgtgcagaagcactttagtttaattatgtcccacttgtcaatttctgcttttgtttcaattgcttttggggacttacaCATTCTTTGCCAAGGCTAGCATTCAAAATTGTGTTTGCTTTATAAGCGATCTCATTAACTTTAATAAATACTCTATCAGGTGGGTCTAATGAGCTCTCATTTACAGATGAGTGATCACAGGCAGTAAGAGGTGCAATGTTCCAGCCTCTCCAGGAGGTAGTATTGAGCAGGGAGCTAAGCCTAGGTCTTTTAGgttaacatttatttagtgctcACTATGAAGCAATGAATGTTCTAAGCTATAAAAACAGCgattttggggggaggggggttaAAACTTCACTTTTTATTCTGTTacaagaatcaaaagaaaaaaaagcataaaagagTACAAATCTATGTTAATGAGTATccaatatataaagatataatttgTGACACCAATAAGATAAGTGGGAGCAGGGAGGAGTTGTAAAGAGGTAGAATTTCTGTATGTGATTaaagttatcagcttaaaatatgtttatttgattttaaattctGAGGTACATGTTCAGGATACGCAgatttattatataggtaaacatatgtcatggtggtttgctgcacctatcaacccatcacctaagtatgaagcccagcatgcattagctatttttcccgatgctctctctccccctctgtcttcccacctcccaccaggccccagtgtgtgttgttgccctccccgtgtccatgtgttctcattgttcctctcccacttataagtgagaacatgtggtgtttggttttcttttcctgtgttagtttgctgaagataatggcttccagctccatccatgtccctgcaaagtacatgatctcattattttttatggatgcatagtattccatggtgtatatgtatcacattttctttgtccagtctataaTGGGCCTTTGGGTTGATtttacatctttgctattgtgagtagtgctgcagtgaacatatgtgtgcatgtatcttcatAAGACAATaagttatatttctttgggtgtatactcagtaatggtattgctgggtcaaatgatatttctggttctaggtctttgagtaattgccacactgtcttctacagtggttgaactaattcacattcccatcaACGTGTGAAAGCGTTCCTATTTGTCTGcagcctcactagcatctgttgtttcttgactttttataaCAGCCactctgactggcgtgagatggtatttcattggctttgatttgcatctctctaatgatctatgatgttgagcttttttcctatgtttgttggccacataaatgtcttcttttgagaagtgtctgttcatgtcctttgcctgctttttaatgggattgtattttcttgtaaatttaaaacagaaatttttacAGGTGACAAAACAAAGAACCTGGAACGTTTGTTACCTGTCCAAAGGTAAATTGTGGACCCAGGGTCAAATTCCAGAGGTCCTGTACTTTGCAGTTCTCTGTCTTAGAAGTGTTGCTGTTGCCCATGAAGTAGTgcaaattaggaaaagaagacacTTTGGGCTACACAATTAAAAAGGTTTTTTCCTCTGACGTAGGGAACAGGCTTGCCGAGCAGAGAGCAGGCTGGACTTTAGACCTCAAGGCCCCATCCTCCCGCATCCTGTAGGAAACCATCTGTGGCAACCCAGGAGCTCCCCCTTTCTCcgtctctgtccctctctttcACTCCCCACCCCCgcatccttccctctcttctcccactCTCTCCTTTATTGGCCTAGACTCCTTTTCCTATGAGTCTTACATGTTCCAACGAGGCTGTCTGGGCGGTCTGGCTTTCAGGAGGCGATTTATTGTTGTGCTACTATCCCTATGAAATTTTGCTTCGCTGGGGCTCAAGGAGATTAAAGACCCCCAAGGCCCACTCAGCACCACCCTGCTGCGGTCCTCTCCCTCGTTGGTGAAGTGTTCGTGCCCACTTTGGGGGCCCATCTGCACCTGTCGCCCTCCCTGCCTTCCGGGCTGCTGCTGCTCGGAGCGTTCAACCACAACGCTGCAAGCACAGCCTGTTACGGGGTTGTCTTCGCAACGCGATAACGTGAACATTTCACATGTCTGAGAGATATCTTTAGTATTTTGTccaaatttttgaaataatggaatttggaaaatattttatcttagacTCTTAGCATTCCTAGGCTGATCCGCTGCCTGGTGAACTCCTGGTTTCCCCGTTGCCTCGGTTACAGTAAAAATAGCAATGATTCTGGGCACTTGGCTGGGCTTCTTCCAAATCCACTGAGCCGCGCCTGGGCCCCCAGCCTGCCCCCCTGCGAGTCCTAGCTCGGTCCTCGGGCCTGGCCACGCCCGCTGCCGGCCAGCGACCGAGTCGGACCCAATCCAAGTCCCTGCGTTCTTGCCACCCAACATGTAGGCTGATCCCGGCGTGCGCTGCGTGTTCTTTCCTCTtacgttctattcctttctgttaaTAAGAATATGAGCTCAGGTAGAGAAAATTAAACAGTCAAGTTTCCAAACACGATGAGGTCACTTTAAGAATTCAAAGGATGTGAGGCACCTGCCCGGGGGAGGTGAGGGGACGTCCCCTCTGCTCCCCCTCCCCGGAAATGCCTGCGTCCAGCAGTGACCTCGGGGATCTGGGGCTGAGCGAGTGGGGGTTCAGAGCCTGCTCGCCCCAGCGTCCTCCAGGGGGTTGGCAGCGCCGCCAGAAGGTGAGGGGGGGCGGGGACGGCACCGGGCAGGAGGTGAGGGCAAGGACCCCGGACGCGAGGTGAGGGCGGGCGCTGGCACCCGGAGAGCGGCGAGGGAGGCGGGCCCGGGCGAGAGTGAGGAGGCGGGGACGGGCGGGGACGAGCGGGGATGCGGGGACGCGGCCAGGGCGGGGGCactgggcgggggcgggggcggtgcCAGTCGGTGTGGGCGATGAGGTCGGGAGGGGCGGGAACTGGGGAGATTCGCCAATCGGTGCAGACTCCGGTTCTCCCCAGCCCCGGGCCTGGGCAGCTGGGGCGCCGTTCCCCACCCGGCGCGGACTTCGGAACCGGCGCGGGGACTGACTGGCTCTGCCACTCGCGCGCGTCTCCGCCGGACCCGGAACCCCCGTCGGTCCATTCCCCGCGAGGATGCGCGCCCTGGCGGCCCTGAACGCGCCCCCGAACGAGCGGCTCCTTCCCCGGGACCCCGCGGCTCCCCGGGACCCCGACGCCGCGCGGCCGGCGCGCAGGAGCGCAGTGGAGAGGCTGGCGGCCGACCGCGCCAAGTACGTGCGGGGTCGGCCGGGGACTGGCCGGGGCGTCGCTTCCGAGGGCAGCGGCCCGGGGGCGATCAAGTGCCCGGGGAACGACCCTGGGCCCCCGGCCCGCGCCCCCGCCCCGGTGGCGCGCAGGGCTATTGCGCGGAAGCCGTTGAGACCGGACTCGCTGATCATCTACCGGCAGAAATGCGAGTTCGTGCGAGGACCGGGCGCCGACGGCCCCAGGGCGAGCCTGGTGAAGAAGCTCTTCCAGGGGCCGGGTAAGGACAAGGCGCCGGTGCCCCGGACGGGAGACGAGGGCAAGGCCGGGAACCCGGAGACCGTCCCGACCACTCCCGGCCCCGCAGCGGACCCCGCACCCCCCGAGACCCCAGCCCCGGCCACGCGGTCCGCTGCGCCCTCCCGTGCCCCGGCCGCGCCCCCTGGCCCAGAGCCGCGGGTGCTGAGGCGTCGGGGGCTGCAGCGCTCACAGTCGGACCTCAGCTCCCGCTACTCCGCTGCCTTGGCCGAGTCTGACACGTTCTTCCAGTACTGCGGCCTGGACCCCGAGGTGGTGGAGGCCCTAGGGAGGGAGAACTTCACCGCGGGGTCGGACTGTGTGACCCTCAAGGTGCGCAGCGTGAGCGTCGCCACCTCCGGCAGCGGCTTCTCCCGGCACAGCGGCGGCGACGACGACGGGCTGCAGGAGGAGGAGCTGATGGAGCAGGTGCCCAGCACCACTTCGGTCATCGAGAGGAACGCCCGCATCATCAAGTGGCTGTACACCTGTAAGAAGGCCAAGGAGACCCCCAGCCAGGAGCAGAGCCGGACCCGAGGTGTGTGCCCAGAAGGCTGGGGGCGGGGCTGGCCGTGTGCGGGGCTGTGAATCTTGCTGAGTGTGACCGAGCTGGGCGATGGCCAATTACAGCTGCTGCTTAGAATTGAGTGCGATTTTGAGCTACAGTGTGAAACAGACCCAAGAGACAGACGCAGACTTGTGAGTTGAGCCCCCGCTGCTGAAGAGCAGAAGGTACCAATCCAGGTACCTGCCGGTCTAGTCCCTTAGGAGTCTGCTGCATCCGGCTGCCTGGAAAGGCAATTCTGCAAACTAACATGTCCCATTTGGCTTATTATTGTGAAAACAGGAGAAATCCAAAATGCTGCCAGAAAGCAGTTTTACACCCCTAGTATTCTTTCCTGAGCTGAAAACAGCTTGAGAGCCCTAGTTCCTGAGTTCATTGACCTGTGCTGTGGGCGGTCCTGATGTTTGATTGGAGCTGACCAGTCCACCTGCAGCCCTAGGTAGTCGCTGCTGTGTTACTGGAACAGAAAGGAAGGCTCCCTGCACTTTCCTGGAGGCCTGTGCTGAAGTGGTGAGAACTTCTCCACAGGATCTTGTCAGCACTTTGGCATTCACTTAGCAACAAAGATCTTTATTTGgcgaaattttatttaaattgttttgagAGCTTCAGTTTTTTAAGCTGGGGAAATTGGACTAGATTTTAACTAGAGTCTATAGTTTATTTGCCTCTGATGACACTAAAGGAAGTAACCTCCCTTTGGACAACCAGTAGTGCAGCATTGACCTCGAGCTCTTTTTGCTTTTCGCTGGGGAACTAAGGAGTG
This genomic window from Pongo pygmaeus isolate AG05252 chromosome 12, NHGRI_mPonPyg2-v2.0_pri, whole genome shotgun sequence contains:
- the FAM110C gene encoding protein FAM110C; amino-acid sequence: MRALAALNAPPNERLLPRDPAAPRDPDAARPARRSAVERLAADRAKYVRGRPGTGRGVASEGSGPGAIKCPGNDPGPPARAPAPVARRAIARKPLRPDSLIIYRQKCEFVRGPGADGPRASLVKKLFQGPGKDKAPVPRTGDEGKAGNPETVPTTPGPAADPAPPETPAPATRSAAPSRAPAAPPGPEPRVLRRRGLQRSQSDLSSRYSAALAESDTFFQYCGLDPEVVEALGRENFTAGSDCVTLKVRSVSVATSGSGFSRHSGGDDDGLQEEELMEQVPSTTSVIERNARIIKWLYTCKKAKETPSQEQSRTRGSKLSR